The Helicoverpa armigera isolate CAAS_96S chromosome 18, ASM3070526v1, whole genome shotgun sequence genome segment CGCAGTAAACCACGAAAATTGGGATGCTTACACGAAACACATATTTACCCCAGAACGAAAGAACCCTAACGGTTGTCCAATTAAAGCGACATTCTTCGTTTCACATCCGTATACAAATTACAGACACGTACAAAAGCTGTGGAATGACGGCCATGAGATTGCAGTAAACTCAATAACGTAAGTCGTAACGAGTGTCAATAGAAATCTTTAGCACACCTATGTGGCCATGatgtaataatatataatgACGGTTCCAAATGTTGTAGTCGTCGCGGTCCGGAAGATTGGTGGTCGAAGAATGCCACCGTTGAAGACTGGTTCGACGAAATGGTTGGTGAAGCGAATATGATTAACAGATTCAGCAGAGTTCATATGGAGGATTTCAGGTACATGCCTAAAAAGCTGTtcagtaaacatattttttttcctgaTATAGGAAAAGATTAGAGAAGTTAGGAGCTTCAAGAAGATCTAGATCAGATGTCGAACATAGACATCATTACGTCTATCGGTTACGGATAAATTGCACGTCAGTGTTACTTGCCTCGTTAACGATTACTATACTACCTCGTTGTTACAAATCACCGATAACCATAccaatatgtatttacttttacatttgaCAGGGGCATGAGGGTGCCATTCCTTTCAGTGGGTTGGAACCGACAATTCCTGATGATGCAGGAGTTTGGCTTCGTATACGACGCTACAGTCGTAGCCCCGCTGGCTGATCCTCCATTTTGGCCATACACGCTTGACTACAAGATGCCACATCAATGTACTGGTAAGATTCACGACCTGACGAGAGGACTTAAGGATAAATGTTTCTAGTCCATATCTGATCTAGATTTAAACTTGGTGTTCTCAGATCTAAGTATACGTACATATAGATAGGGTATATCGACAATCGATACCATCCACTGGTGACGGGCCTCGTGGCATAGAATTGCAATTAATGCAGCGGTTGGAAGCCTTTTGCATCGCTAAGGTAGAAGGTGTTTACTTTATGTGTGGAATAAAGATGTTTAGTATGTGCTAATTGCATTTTTAAAACCCACTATTTAACGATCATTCATCTCAGCACCTCGTAACTAGAGCGTGTGAGTGGTTAAGTAAGATGTTATGAGCTGTGATTGTCGATGACGACGGACGCGCACGCGCACCAGACGAGGAGAGATTGCGTTCTGCGCGCTATTGTTTGCGACAGTACGCATAACTACGTGGAATGCGGAATTGCTGTTTTAGGAATCACGTTTCAAGCAAATTAAGCGCTAGTGatgttcattttaataatatttaaatttttattaggcACGGCTCAGTCATCTCAACTAGGCAAGTTAGCAGTAGGCAGGGAATAATAGACAGGCTCATATAAACATATGACCGTCGCAAATGACTACTCTATTCCGACAAACCCATAACATTGTGGTTTGTGGTCACTAAAAACGCACCTATCTGCACAGTCTCTTTCAATTACTTCGGGTACCTAGCCGCAACATTTATAACACCTTTTACTATGGCTGGACGGACATTCATTTCTGTTAGACCGTTTCTCCATTCTTCTTGTCACTGTAGCATTCATTCTCATCTGATTGATTGTTAAAACGCAGGTACACAATGGCCACCTTAATAGTAAACTCGTTGGTAATGCTTCCATTGAATGGAGACTGTCATGCTATCGTGCCCTGTCTAATGACTGCAGCACTAATTATTCCAACAAGACTATTTTAACTGTAGAAATGACAATAGTATCTATAGGGAAACGACTGAACATTCAAACCGCTACAATGTGAACGATCTATATCTTCACGCAAGTTTTTTGCTACGGGGTCGATATATTGACAAGAATCAAGTAGTGGTTTGTATAGGCAGGCGATAATTGGTGTGGGGAACACGAACATGATAATTATGATCATGTTACGGATAATACCGAGATTGGCGATAGGCATTTGTTGAACGCGTTAATAGAAAAGAAAGTTTTGAGCGTTACCAATCTACACCTAAGTAAAATGATAGGTAAACTTGATTTTTATAGTTACCGGcccggatattgagctctcggcggaagagtggggatcgctttgcgcactgtacacataaggcaataaaccaataaatcgcttctgcgcaggtgaaggtcagggctcaatatccgtgccgataactatacgcgCAATGCTTCCATTTCACCTACAGCCTACTTTATAATTTCTTATCTACTCTATCTTAAGAAATTGCAGATACTCGTATCATTGTTGTAGCATATGGCCACTTGGTTTTGACGATTCGATTAAAACCTTCATCTTTATATTTCTAGGCAACAACCAGTACTGCCCAACGCGAAGCTACGCAGGAATATGGGAGATGGTGATCAATCCTCTTTCGAACGGTGACCATACGTGTGCTACACTGGAATATTGCCCATCCACCCTCACTGGTGAAGATGTGTACAACATTTTAGTGAACAACTTCAAacgacactatctgaagaacaGAGCACCATACGGAATTCATTTGAGCTCTACGTggttcaaaaataatgaatatttactTGCATTCAAGGTAAATAAGGAAGGACATATCTGTGTATCTAGTATCTATCcatatagttaaaataaatgcgTGATGTTTTTCCAATTTTCCCATATCCTAAagttttcaatgtttgttgATAAATTCGGCGTTTATGAACCGATTTTACGATTATTTTTTAGTACCCCATCCATTTTACTGATTTATTgaatttctcaaaataaatgaaataattgtaattttatatacttagcATACTCAttcatctatatttttttatttcagaaattctTGAGTGAGTTATTAAAAGTACCAGACGTGTATTTCGTAACATACAAGGAACTGATTGAATGGATTAAAAGGCCCACTCCTGCTATTCAGCTGAAGAAATTCCAGCCTTGGCAGTGCAAGGAGCGTCACTTTGAAGAGTCAGAAATCGCGTGTGTTAAGCCTAACACATGCAAACTATCTTCCAAAGTGTTGGAACATGACAAATACATGATCACATGTACTGAATGTCCAAAGAGCTATCCCTGGATAAGAAACGAATTTGGATTTGATTGATAttctgcaaaataaataatttattcataattttacagTTACCAGCTTAATTGAGAGTTATTTGAGGGGACCTGACTTTTcagtaatgttatttatttaagttttttttattaaaaatactgaaattttGAGCTTATATTATTAAGCTTTATGACTCTAGCATTCCTAATGTGGATAACGTTATCTCTATAAGAACACAAATATACTTAATCCAACAGTGATATCTTtaagttacaatttatttatgtgaCAGAAATATAAAGTGTATTTgtgcaataatttattaagtagtgTAGTGAAATGATCTTTTGTCTTAATAAAAAAggaattgttttaatattgtttacttaatttataattacaccttaaacataaattgacaagttaatttaaatgttttacccTTCCTGGGTGATGAAAGGGTTAGGTATGGCTTCCATGCCGTCCATGGGACATATTAGAACAACTGAAGTTCCTCGGCAAACCACCAGTCCTAGTGCTCTGGTATCATCCAATAGTTTATACGGGTCATCAGGATCTGTAATGAAAAGATGGTTTAATTTAACAACAGAAGTAACTTAGCTCTTTACTCTGTCAGTGAATCTTAGAAATAAGTTGGTTGGAGTGGAATAAGTTTGATGACTAGTAAACATTACATACTGACGAATGGAAGCCTATAAGATCTATGGTTAATATtgtatacatttattattgcaAGGGTATCTGGTATTAAGGGTGATAACAGGCAACAAAAACTAAggtcagaaaaaataaaaatgattaaatacCTCTTAGAAATTCTGTAGTATTGTCCAATACAAGATTCAAAAGAGGATCGTATCCCTTCAGAATTCCCGCCGCCTCTCGACCGCCAGCGAATTTTACACGAATGCTCTTCTCTAAGTATTTACTTAAATCTAGGATGGACTCCTTCCTTCTCTTCTCTTTATTGTCTCCCGCACCCTGAGAAGACTGGAATTTCgaaaaattcaaaacattacTTAGAGAACTTCACTGCACTGCAACCCATAAGATTATTTCAAGCcaattagataaaaaaaaaactgtacctTTCCTTTGTCGCCTCCTTCCTTTGAAGCCATTGTACTATATTTTAGCTAGCCTAATGATGTATTCAAAGTAAATTCTATTATTTCGGTGTTTCAAAACAATACTACATTAAACACAACTTTGAGGTTAGTTGATATACGTTTAGAAATTGCAACTAGTTGcctcttttattttgttattaatatttacaatacatatttacaataaaaatcaaaaactatcctagtaaaacaaacaactaaaaagcgtcaaaaaattcgtccccatcgctgtcaactgggagcgtgcccaagaggctggcagcattacctcgttggatcgccatgctgattctttgtccgaggtaatagccagccttctggtcacgagaagcgtcaaccagccgcctagaaagatctttaaatagaatgtgggcattcggaccccacgacccgagggtttcaaccccaaacggttcgaaaatatagtttccgacaaggccactatatttccgccgcttgaggttctccgcagccgcagcggcagcagcagcacagcacgcagaacttggaaggtgtgatggcgcaagagtatcgacacaggttgcgtcccatactaaaggcctacccatcttccaagggaataacgacatgccgtctggtctcttaccgtcgtcgcgtgccaggccgtttggttctaatacagctggtaccccgacggcaacaagagctcgacggataatgtcatttatgtttgcatgccgcgcaatacggcccgcactgcggctgcacgacaggccgtggtgtccgaggctggtgacagcctcaccacagtggcagcgatgaggggagcagcacggtgctcctatacgtaaacaagtagcgaggcggaaagttgtatcgtcaaacatggtgccaatgtttgacgacggtagtgcctgaagccaaagcccgactcccatctacccacagccagtaggcgcgctcgctcagcaggagtaattgccgtttctatcaaactattccgggttactctgcagagcggctcatcccactgtctttgggaagacgggttgctgggtaaattttcgttcgggcaagtaattttccatgcatccatagcctcggctaaatacggcacctcgaaatcagccagtgttggagtaagaatattcctggttaatttctcggtgccgtgaaccgaggatatgaatgccggtaaactaatactggtaattttgcggacgccgagacctcccatccggatgggcaatgtggcttgttgccaggctcggtcgtccagggccacattgagaatggagctgagggtatggcggataattttatcaattgggtCTAAAAGGTGGCTATGTTTAAAGAGATGAGAAGAACGGAGGTAATGTGTAAATTTAGGACCAAAACAGCAGTGTCGAATAATTGTGATGGCCGAATGCATTGATATTTTCTGTAGGCGTTCAgaaatatcgttgaaattatcaattttttccgaaataaatgtagaaaaagattggtctaagatgggagccccaaggaggcggagagactgtttatctataattttaatctgtggtgctaatgattgaaatttggatattgtcatttgtctgtcagtcgtgtcagtaataaataattcacattttgtacaatttagttctaaaccaatggaatgaaatttatgttttaaatgaatgaaatcctgAAATACGGTCTCTACATCGCCTCCCAGGGTCCCATCATCTAGATACCAAACGTTGCCTCTTGCTGTCAGGTTGTAAATCCTACTTCAACCAATGTTTCGGTTTTCGGTTTTCGAACGGTATGTCAAAGGCAGCTGTCGTCTGACAATGTCAAAGTCCAATACAAATATTGACATTGTCAGATTTGTCAGTCAATCAGTCAATGTCAAATACGCCTCCCGTTTAGGAAAGTCGCGacgtaaacaaattaaaaaatccaacagaataataaataattcgtgATAATAAACACAGATAATAGTGGATCATTTTGTTTATCGGCGATGGATAGTGCATTTGTAGTAAGACCACTTAAATATCGTGATTGATAAGCAAATGAGATATCAATGCGCTCTTCGGTGAGCTACATTCTGTCTCACGCGCCAGGCGAGTCGGTGATGTCGCACCCTGACTACTCGCAGCATGCCCAGCACCATGCGTGCCTGCTGGTGCTCGTCAAAGGCATCGGCGGCATGCTCAAGAACTTCAACAAGCTCTGGGAGAGAATACAAAGGgtcaataatattaaagtaactGGTAAGTGTCTAACGGCATTCAAGCccgtttatttttagattagatTATTTGTATCACTAACTATATGAAAGTAAGAATACCAATAAAGACTTGTAATTGAGAAATTTACGCCATTACTCATTGGCTGTCATAAATTCTCAGAGTAATTAAATTGTCTTCGATGTAATACAAAGTATTCATATAAATCATTCGATTGTAGATTCTACTGGCCAAGTAAGAGATATATGGGTGAGATATGTCCGTGACTACCCAGTGGAAAACAATGATTGGGGTGACTTTCAAACTCACAGGTAATTATCATTtcaccttttgttttttattttattaattttctattgtctttACAATATGGGCATcattcatcaaaaacaaaacatatacataggtactaatttcaaaatctaatatttaaaaaacctgCTATAAAGAATAACTGCCACTGCAACCAATGACACATTAAAGGTGTTAATCAATTTCCTACTGTATGCTTATAAAAAAATGGCCAATTAGGTAACCAATTTCACCAATTGCTGTTGGGCAAATTGTTGGTAACagctataaatattaatgtcttAATTTGCTAATGAGCTTACACTGTTTGTAAacattatgaaattaatatgcttaattaggaaataataaaaatgatttattagctGTTACATgactttacatttaatttattgagtagaataataaaatcagtatttactggattaaaaactattttgtataatttttaacCAACCTTATAAGgcagaaaaagaaaacaattatgaaatcaaaataaagtttCATGTGACCTACTTACTGAATGATAATTATCATTCATTTGCCCTACTCTAGCTACTAATGCCTCGGGTCAATAGCCATTGCCAAATCATGATTATACATACACCAGAACTTCAAGCTACCATAATataccaatttaaattaaaatcgattttcaactttatctcctATGTGTAAAGTTCAGTGTTGATTGGCAAAattttacatacttttattaGCTTGATGTACTAGTGTCTGTACATAAGACAGtttttattgaatgaaataaaataacaggaAGGAAGTGTTCCTACACAATTTCCACATATTAGTGCCGCTTTAATTACCAGTAGTAATTAATAGTAATTATAGTTATAATTGTCAGTTTTATTCCCAGCCGCTACTTAAATTTTTACTTCCACTTTTTCAGGCGATTGCTAGGCCTCATAACACTGAGTAAGTTCACCAATCAAGTGGAGTTGAATGAAGTATGTAGGGTCCATGAGTCACTCAAAGTGAAGTACTCGAACACCCTTTTTGACTCCCGAGCCTTCATGTTTGGGCCGGTCAGCAATATGAAGAAACCGGAACAGGAACCTGAGACATACAGCTACTATGAAGAGGAAAGGCCTCTGAAAGATGGGATGAGTGATAGGTGAGGTATTTTGAAtagatacataatacatatatttatctaGAGTAAATATAGGTGAAACTAGCCTGACGTTtcttatttgaaattaaaaaaaaaattgtttgagagataatttttaatttggtcAATTACTGCACAAGCATTTGGaacaattgaatatttattaatacagtTGATTAATGACCAGTCATTTTGTACATTATAGCTATTAATCTCAAATACATATcttcaaatgaaaatgtttatgaTGAATAATACATCATATACATTTCTTTCTAGATAGTGGTTTCTAGATAGTTATCACTTGTACATTTAGCCATATTTATTGTCATATTGCAGAGCATCCATACCCAGTGAACAGGCAGACAGCCTATCCTCTTTAGAAAGCTTCCCCCAATCCACTTCTTCAAACTCCTCATATCCTCTTCAAGAAGAAAACTTCACAATACCCTCAAACTTCAAGACTCATGCCATGTTTCATGGTGAGAATGACCCGGTACCAGACCTGGAACAGAATGTGGCTGATCTCATCAACTCGCTGTTCTGGGTTGTGGAGTCCAAGAGGTTGGAAAGGTCTAAGGAGAAATTGGAGAAAGTGTCGTTACTGTTAGCGCCGTTTGAGAAGAAGGATTTTGTTGGTGAGTATACAGTGATATTCCTTGTTTTCAGAACTtgtaaaaaatagtttaacatattatactctataaaatatctaaaattctTCTTCAGTGCAGCAGCAATGCAATTTTGTTGTTCCCTACAATATCTTATAT includes the following:
- the LOC110375371 gene encoding chitin deacetylase 1 — translated: MFSSDDVSVVDNSLTQCFLGHRAYNMARLTPQLSRLIITFVVTYLFLGVHGKHRSKRSLTDVKCLENGRFYRNPDRAEDKMWTIDECAKYYLCLDGDVFEFHCSPGLMFDVNRQLCDMQQNVHNCDLTTETRIPKPLLDMADCANDTHIGCSNGDCIPAEYFCDGSIDCTDASDEGWCDVNYDPNAAEPCDPTVCVLPDCFCSKQGNVIPGNLVPSQTPQMITLTFDGAVNHENWDAYTKHIFTPERKNPNGCPIKATFFVSHPYTNYRHVQKLWNDGHEIAVNSITRRGPEDWWSKNATVEDWFDEMVGEANMINRFSRVHMEDFRGMRVPFLSVGWNRQFLMMQEFGFVYDATVVAPLADPPFWPYTLDYKMPHQCTGNNQYCPTRSYAGIWEMVINPLSNGDHTCATLEYCPSTLTGEDVYNILVNNFKRHYLKNRAPYGIHLSSTWFKNNEYLLAFKKFLSELLKVPDVYFVTYKELIEWIKRPTPAIQLKKFQPWQCKERHFEESEIACVKPNTCKLSSKVLEHDKYMITCTECPKSYPWIRNEFGFD
- the Lsm7 gene encoding U6 snRNA-associated Sm-like protein LSm7; amino-acid sequence: MASKEGGDKGKSSQGAGDNKEKRRKESILDLSKYLEKSIRVKFAGGREAAGILKGYDPLLNLVLDNTTEFLRDPDDPYKLLDDTRALGLVVCRGTSVVLICPMDGMEAIPNPFITQEG